A window from Halomicrobium urmianum encodes these proteins:
- a CDS encoding PadR family transcriptional regulator, with product MHDLTGFQRDLLYVIAGLDEPHGLAIKEELEKYYESEVNHGRLYPNLDTLVDKGMVEKGQRDRRTNVYTLTRRGERELNARQDWEKQYVTA from the coding sequence ATGCACGACCTGACTGGCTTCCAGCGGGACCTGCTGTACGTCATCGCGGGGCTGGACGAACCCCACGGGCTGGCGATCAAGGAGGAGCTGGAGAAGTACTACGAGAGCGAAGTGAACCACGGCCGGCTGTATCCGAACCTCGACACGCTCGTCGACAAGGGGATGGTGGAGAAGGGACAGCGCGACCGCCGGACGAACGTCTACACCCTGACCCGCCGCGGCGAGCGCGAACTGAACGCCCGGCAGGACTGGGAAAAGCAGTACGTCACGGCCTGA
- a CDS encoding acyl-CoA thioesterase, with product MPTVLETRLENRWMVQPNHANHLGTTHGGNVLKWMDELGALSAMRFAGEQCVTARMDQVNFKRPIPVGDTAVVEAYVYDAGESSVRVRLVAYREDPETGERERTTESHSVYVAVDENLSPTAVPDLTVDSERGGELREAALSDAKADVEL from the coding sequence ATGCCGACCGTGTTGGAGACGCGTCTCGAGAACCGCTGGATGGTCCAGCCCAACCACGCCAACCACCTGGGGACGACTCACGGGGGGAACGTCCTCAAGTGGATGGACGAGCTGGGAGCGCTGTCCGCGATGCGCTTCGCCGGCGAGCAGTGCGTCACGGCGCGGATGGATCAGGTCAACTTCAAGCGGCCGATTCCGGTCGGGGACACGGCCGTCGTCGAGGCGTACGTCTACGACGCCGGGGAGTCCAGCGTCCGCGTCCGGCTGGTCGCCTACCGCGAGGACCCCGAGACCGGGGAGCGCGAGCGCACGACCGAGTCCCACTCCGTCTACGTCGCCGTCGACGAGAACCTCTCGCCGACCGCCGTCCCCGACCTGACCGTCGACTCCGAGCGCGGCGGTGAGCTCCGTGAGGCCGCGCTCTCGGACGCGAAGGCCGACGTCGAGCTCTGA
- a CDS encoding HEWD family protein has protein sequence MTDVVPPGERICERCGRHDEWDDDRGAWTIVTDDGERQSGDPFCLHEWDINGNYSPLAE, from the coding sequence ATGACGGACGTCGTTCCCCCCGGAGAGCGCATCTGCGAGCGGTGTGGTAGACACGACGAGTGGGACGATGACCGCGGCGCGTGGACCATCGTCACCGATGACGGCGAGCGGCAGTCAGGTGATCCCTTCTGCCTCCACGAGTGGGACATCAACGGCAACTACAGTCCCCTCGCCGAGTGA